In Phyllopteryx taeniolatus isolate TA_2022b chromosome 6, UOR_Ptae_1.2, whole genome shotgun sequence, one genomic interval encodes:
- the LOC133480119 gene encoding potassium voltage-gated channel subfamily S member 2-like, which yields MTGQVLREPGARAPSEDDAAIRINVGGFKKHLHTETLSRFPETRLARLLHCRSKESILELCDDYDDAEKEFYFDRNPALFPYVLNFYNTGRLHVMAELCIFSFSQEIEYWGINEFFLDSCCSSAYHCRKMDQDREEWEDRSDEGSTTSSFDELLEFYNDASKFDKQPLGSTRRRVWLMLDNPGYSVASRFISVCSILVVLGSIATMCMNSMSEFSLVDAEGQPTEDPRFEIVEHLGIAWFTLELVARFAVAPDLVHFFEHPLNLIDLVSILPFYLTLVINLVVESSPALANLGRVAQVLRLMRIFRILKLARHSTGLRSLGATLRNSYKEVGLLLLYLAVGVSFFSVVAYTVEKEDSEDLSTIPACWWWATVSMTTVGYGDVVPLSIAGKLTASACILAGILVVVLPITLIFNKFSLFYKRQKQLEIAMRSCDFDEGIKEVHSVNLRNYYAHKVKSLMASLSNMSRSSPSEHSLSESIH from the coding sequence ATGACGGGTCAGGTCCTGAGGGAACCTGGCGCCAGAGCTCCCTCAGAGGACGATGCCGCCATCCGCATCAACGTGGGCGGCTTCAAGAAGCATCTCCACACAGAAACTCTGTCTCGGTTCCCGGAGACACGACTGGCGCGTCTTCTCCACTGCCGGTCTAAGGAGTCCATATTGGAGCTGTGCGACGACTACGATGACGCAGAGAAAGAGTTTTACTTTGATAGGAATCCCGCGCTTTTCCCCTATGTCTTGAATTTCTACAACACGGGACGGCTGCACGTCATGGCTGAACTGTGCATTTTCTCCTTCAGCCAGGAGATTGAGTACTGGGGCATTAACGAGTTCTTTCTCGACTCCTGCTGCAGCAGTGCCTACCACTGTAGGAAAATGGACCAAGACCGGGAAGAGTGGGAGGACAGGAGTGATGAAGGAAGCACCACCTCGTCATTTGACGAGCTGTTGGAGTTTTACAATGACGCCTCTAAATTTGACAAACAACCGCTGGGGAGCACCCGGAGGCGCGTTTGGCTGATGCTGGACAACCCAGGCTACTCCGTGGCCAGCCGCTTTATCAGTGTCTGCTCCATCTTGGTGGTGCTCGGTTCCATTGCCACTATGTGCATGAACAGCATGAGCGAGTTCAGCCTCGTGGACGCCGAAGGGCAGCCCACGGAGGATCCCCGGTTTGAGATCGTGGAGCACTTGGGCATTGCTTGGTTCACGCTGGAGCTGGTGGCCAGGTTCGCGGTGGCCCCAGACCTCGTACACTTCTTCGAGCACCCGTTGAACCTGATCGACTTGGTGTCCATACTTCCCTTCTACCTGACGCTCGTCATCAACCTGGTGGTGGAGAGTAGTCCAGCGCTGGCCAACCTGGGCCGTGTCGCTCAAGTGTTGAGGCTCATGAGGATTTTCCGCATCCTTAAACTGGCGCGCCACTCGACCGGGCTACGCTCCCTCGGGGCCACCTTGAGAAACAGCTACAAGGAGGTGGGCCTGCTGCTTCTCTATCTCGCAGTCggagtgtcttttttttccgtCGTGGCATACACGGTTGAGAAAGAAGATAGCGAGGACTTGTCCACCATCCCGGCATGCTGGTGGTGGGCCACGGTCAGCATGACCACTGTAGGCTATGGGGATGTGGTGCCCTTGTCTATTGCGGGCAAGCTGACAGCCTCGGCCTGCATTCTGGCTGGGATCTTAGTAGTAGTGCTTCCGATCACacttattttcaataaattttccCTGTTTTACaagagacaaaaacaactggaaaTCGCAATGCGAAGCTGCGACTTTGATGAGGGCATAAAAGAAGTGCACTCAGTCAACCTGAGGAACTATTATGCACACAAAGTCAAGTCTCTTATGGCCAGCTTGTCAAACATGAGCCGGAGTTCACCTAGTGAGCATAGTCTGAGTGAGTCAATACACTAA